Genomic window (Indicator indicator isolate 239-I01 chromosome 37, UM_Iind_1.1, whole genome shotgun sequence):
aaattaaaaagggtTAAGTAGGCAAACTACAGAACACCACCATGGGAAGACCCCAAAACTTCTTCCCTCCTGGAATGCTGAATCTCCTCTAGAAATCACAACCAAACCCATTACAGTTATGAGGAATTAAATTTATTAGACctctatatttttttaatagtcaGTTTGGGCCAATTTACAGCTTTTCTGGggcatttttgtttggtttttgtttagacacaaaaaaaaaaaaatcacccccccaccccccccaacatCACACATATATcagcctcccccctccccccagcccccatcCCCTCCAGGGGACCTCCCCGCTCCCCAGCTGCTTTATTCCCGTTAAAAAGGGTCCACGCCGTCTCTGTACAGCTGTATAATGTCACCCCCACCTCTGTAAAAAGCCAGCCCCCCAAACCCTGTCCCCCCACCCTTCAGGGTCACTCCCCCAGCTTGCAGGGGTCTTTCTCCTGGCCGGGCAGGTCCTTctctctcagcagctgcaggttctCCGCTCTCAACCTGtccacctccagctccagctgccgcACCCGCGCCGTCTCCGCCGTTTCCCCCCCGTGTTTTTTGCTCTCCATCCTCAGCCGGTTGTTCTCCTCTTCCATGCGGGAGAGACACTTCTCCAGCTCCAGGTACTccttcaccagctcctgcttgcTCATGTTCTGCAGGCTCTCCACATGGTACCGCTCGTAGGTCTccgagaagtccctctgcagaaacTCGCTGCCGTCCCCCCCCATCCCGTCGCTGCCCCCGTCCTCGTCCGCCGCCTCCTCCAGGAAATCCTCCTCGCTCGTGTCGTCCGACTTGGCGGCGGCTCGCCGCGGGTACAGCCCGGTTTTGAGGTCTGGCTCCTCCTGGTCGTGGTCCTCCATCAAGAACTGGGTGGTGTTGTAGGGGGCCACCGGCTGCCCCTTGGCGAACATCTCTGCGCGCAGCCGGGAAGCGCGGAGGCTCTGCCGCTCGTCgaactgctgcttctcctcccagGTCAGCTTCGAGTACGGCTTCCAGCGCCGCTTTTTCTTCGACGGCCGGCGACGGTGCTTCTTCTTCACCGGCAACTCCTCGGTGCGACCCACCGACGACCGGCACCGCGGGCCCAGGCCGGGACGCACCGCTCCGCCCGCCGACGGCCGCCCCTCGGCGCCGcccgccgctgctgctgccaccgCCTCCTCCGGCCCGGAGGGCGGCAGCTGCCCGGCCTCACCGTCCGCTGCCGGCGCGTCGCCGCGCTCGGGCTCCGGCTGGGGCTCCTGTTCGCCCCGGGGCTCAGTCTCCGGCCCCGGTTCTACGGGGGCCGTGTCGGCCATGGCTCTCAACTCCGCTCCCTCAGGAACCGGCGCTACTCCCGCCGCATGGGGCCAACCCCCCGCCCGCCCCCTCTCCGGCCGCCCGGGGCCGCTGCCCCTGGGGTCACTGCCACCGGTCGCCGAGGGGTTAACTCCGCCGGGCCCGCCCCCCCGCGCGCATGGCACGCGTCGCCGCCTCCCTCCCACCTGTCCCCGCCCCGCGCCTCAACCCGCCGCCACTACCGCCTGCTCCCGACTGCCGCTCCCCGCCCGCTCCCCGGCCTTATATCGCCGCgcgcgccccgccccgccccgcgcaTGCGTGCTGCCCGTTCCGCCCCGCGGACGGCGGCTCCCGCAGCGCTCCGCCTCCGCCGCGCACCCGCCGCCGCCGCTACCGCTCCCTGTGCGCGGGTGGTGCCGCCCCGCCGCCAATCGGCGGGCGTGGAGGGCGGGCCCGCATGTCTCACCCCGCCCCCTGGCCGCTGCAGAAGAGCGGTCGCGACTGGTAGTATTGGACGTCACTCGTGCGCTGCGCGGCCAATCCGAAGGGGCTGGGGCGGGTCCGGGAGGTACCACGCGCGGAGGGGCGCCCCCTTGCGACCTTCAGGGCCGCGTCGAGGGCAGCGCCTGGGCACCCCCCCCCGCTCCTGGTCTGTGGCGCGGCCCGAAAGGAGTCCCCGCGGCGCGGCGGAGTCTCCGGGCCGTGCTGTCACTTCTCGGGCCTCGGCCCAGCCCGGCCATGGGGGGGCTGAAACGGGTCGGGATGGGGCGAGGCCTTGCGGACGGCGCATGGAAGGGAATGGGACGAAGAGGGTGGGCGGAGGAATCTTGGGGCTGGGCTGCGTACGGTAGCCGCATCCGCGCGGAGGAAGATGTAAACAAACGCTGATGGGAAAGGAGTCCCGCCTTAAAGGTGCCGTGTccctttctgctgggctggtgcGGAACTGTGCTCCTAGGCGCTGGGTCCGcgagggggtggggagaaatgGGGTGGGGGCGGCGGTGGTGTCAGCGTCGTCCGGTGCGGGAGTTTGGTGCTGGTCCTGCCTCCCCCACAATGTCGATGTCACCCCCGTTATGGTCCCCGGGAACCCACGGCTGGGGGCGGGGCCGGGCCAGCGGGGAGCCACTGGGTGGGGGGCGGAGGGGGCAGGGGGGCCACTGCTTGGTGGGGCAGTGAGCGATCGGGGGCTGCTATTGAGGGGCTGTGCCTGCGGGAGAACATGGGGAGGGCCACCCGGTGGGACACTGCCTGAGGGGTTGTGGGGGAGCCGTGGGTGGGGATGGCCACTGGGTCAGCCCGGGGACACACACGGACGGCGGAGAGGCTATAGGGGGATCCATGTCTGGGGAAGAGAACACGACTGGGGCGGTCACACGGGAGCCTACTGCTGGGGGGGGTATGAGGGAACCACCATGGCTCACACTGCCACACATGGCCTGGAGCCTCACGGGACGTGGCTAGCCCCCGGGGGATCCGTGGCCAAGGAGAATGACAGCCCCCGGGAAGGGACGGGGACACTACGTCACCCCCTATGGTAGCAGCACCGGGGAGGCCCTCCTCTGTCCCCGGGCATGGCCTGGGCCCTCCCCAGCCAAACAGCAGCGAGGCTTGGCGGGGTGCGGCTGCTGGACCCTGGTGGCGAATGGAGGGGTCCCCAACTGCCACCCGCCTCGGGCAGGAAGCTACCATCTGCCCAGGCCAGAGGGGATGGGACCGAACAGTGTCCCCCGggtgccctgtgacagcacTACTGCTGGGTCCCCGAAACCAGGCAAgagaagctgctggcagcagcctggcagcatcAGAGGCCTGGGTCTGAGACGGGTGCTAGGAACTGCCCCTACCTGTCCCCCCTCTCgtcccccctccctgccagtTCAGAGGTGGCACTCCCACCAGCCTCGTGTGCAGGAGGGGAACGGGAaccagggtgggaggggagtTTGGGTTTGTGGACAGTACCCCACACACTGGGGACCGGGCAGCTGCCACCATAGCGCTCTGCTCACTGTAGGGACAAGGGTAGGGTGGCCAGGCTGTAGCAGGGTGGCTCTAGTGacagctgtcccctccctgcggcagggcacaggcagccagGCCTGGACTGAAAAGGCAACTTTAATTCAGGCAGGTTTAGGTGGTCAAGCTTGTCATGGAACCGGGCTCCGGGCATAGGGAccgtggctgtcccctgccaccagcccagtgccaggagCACGGTGCCAGCAGATCCGTCTGTGGGCAGCAGCGAGGGGATCCCCTGGGATCCCATCTGGGGCGTGGGGGTGA
Coding sequences:
- the HEXIM1 gene encoding protein HEXIM1, with amino-acid sequence MADTAPVEPGPETEPRGEQEPQPEPERGDAPAADGEAGQLPPSGPEEAVAAAAAGGAEGRPSAGGAVRPGLGPRCRSSVGRTEELPVKKKHRRRPSKKKRRWKPYSKLTWEEKQQFDERQSLRASRLRAEMFAKGQPVAPYNTTQFLMEDHDQEEPDLKTGLYPRRAAAKSDDTSEEDFLEEAADEDGGSDGMGGDGSEFLQRDFSETYERYHVESLQNMSKQELVKEYLELEKCLSRMEEENNRLRMESKKHGGETAETARVRQLELEVDRLRAENLQLLREKDLPGQEKDPCKLGE